A genomic region of Ornithorhynchus anatinus isolate Pmale09 chromosome 7, mOrnAna1.pri.v4, whole genome shotgun sequence contains the following coding sequences:
- the MYOG gene encoding myogenin — protein sequence MEFYETSPYFFPEQRLYEDENYLPGRLQGYEQPGYGEPAELGLCPEGRGALEEPGPGGPDHCPGQCLPWTCKVCKRKTVSVDRRRAATLREKRRLKKVNEAFEALKRSTLLNPNQRLPKVEILRSAIQYIERLQALLSSLNQEERDLRFRSGAPQPGVPSECGSHSASCSPEWSTALEFSGNPGDPLLHDDSADARNLHSLTSIVESITVEDVSAAFPGETRTN from the exons ATGGAATTCTACGAAACGTCCCCCTACTTCTTCCCCGAGCAGAGGCTTTATGAGGATGAGAACTACCTTCCTGGCCGGCTCCAGGGCTACGAGCAGCCCGGCTACGGGGAGCCGGCGGAGCTGGGGCTGTGCCCGGAGGGTCGGGGGGCGCTggaggagccggggcccgggggaccgGACCACTGCCCGGGCCAGTGCCTGCCCTGGACCTGTAAGGTCTGCAAGCGCAAGACGGTGTCCGTGGACCGGCGGAGGGCAGCCACGCTGAGGGAGAAGCGGAGGCTCAAGAAGGTGAACGAGGCATTTGAGGCCCTGAAACGTAGCACGCTCCTGAATCCCAACCAGCGCCTGCCCAAGGTGGAGATCCTGCGAAGCGCCATCCAGTACATCGAGCGGCTCCAGgccctcctcagctccctcaaccAGGAGGAGCGGGACCTGCGCTTTCGCTCTGGGGCCCCCCAGCCCGGG GTGCCCAGTGAGTGTGGTTCCCACAGTGCCTCCTGTAGTCCGGAATGGAGCACCGCCCTGGAGTTCAGCGGGAACCCCGGAG ATCCTCTGCTCCACGACGACTCCGCCGACGCCCGCAACCTACACTCGCTCACTTCCATCGTGGAGAGCATCACCGTGGAGGATGTCTCCGCAGCCTTCCCTGGGGAGACCAGGACCAACTGA